A stretch of the Massilia sp. W12 genome encodes the following:
- a CDS encoding AAA family ATPase, whose product MSKPKKLPLGVQTFKKIIEGGYYYVDKTDLACQLIEDGGYYFLSRPRRFGKSLFLDTLKSIFAGEKDLFAGLAAEHRVNWAPPRPIIHLNFAMAPENSLSAWQNVCMQQLQDVERQYGFQGSQAHPAQRLAELIAGLHRTSGQKVVVLVDEYDKPILDSLEDPDLARKMQNFLAGLYSPLKSEDAHLHFVFLTGVSKFSKVNLFSGLNHLTDISLKPRYATVCGYTETDLHTVFADRLGDLPMAKIKQWYNGYNWLGTPVYNPWSLLNLFDNQQFKAYWIETGMSTFLVQLLKKKNFFLPGLSGWYTDMDLSGKFNIDNISPIALLFQTGYLTIKEVEERDFEYRYTIDFPNLEVKKHFSADLFVSLTGQNEQGTQALTRLGAALAAGRWKEVCNSIHAQFAAIPYNYHANNNMAHYEGWYASVFFSMLSALDFTLIAEDVTNHGRIDLTLFLPDTICLFEFKVQRKGKADSALAQIITQKYAEKYSNDQRSLVAIGITFSEESRNIIGFDVKIGAETAQDLMMQDEAANDEEESAAKTAYALALQRIEQCRIKQGTALNLGGMGLAQLPPEIGQLTALTDLYLNENQLTALPPEIGQLTALRLLYLHENQLTALPPEIGQLRALTVLHLSGNQLTALPPEIGQLTALTRLDLDQNQLTALPPEIGQLRALTELGLHENQLTALPPEIGQLRALTELALWSNQLTALPPEIGQLTALTALYLNENQLTALPPEIGELTALKELYLYENQLTALPPEIGELTALKELYLHENQLTALPPEIGQLTALKELYLYENQLTALPPEIGQLTALKELYLYENQLTALPPEIGQLTALKGLYLQENQLTALPPEIGQLTALKELNLHKNQLTALPPEIGQLTALTELALWSNQLTALPPEIGQLTALTELRLDQNQLTALPPEIGQLTALTTLTLGRNQLTALPPEIGQLLQLTHLIITDNRLTALPAGMHALTQLKQLWLHDNPALGIPAAILGGNNWSKRDEWADPKTILAYYFSRSKASARPLNEVKLLIVGRGGAGKTSTVRALQGKPFNKTEESTTGVALCDLALPDCQSGAVTAHVWDFAGQVITHSLHQFFLSERSIYVLVLTGRENSEEDDAEYWLRLIMAFGKDEQGNPPPVIVTLNKWDDQGCRPKLDREVLQERYPCIVSFIETDCQSNLGIAELKQRLTQTTDSLAWVSQAFPDAWAAVRDTIVKTREHSPHLPFAAFRSLCESNQITQLQDQIALADILHVLGIALNYRRDPRLREATVLQANWLTQNVYAMLRFAETNTGILTRQERDSVLAAETEPAMRDYLMQIMERFEVAYAAEHAGQTVWLLPQALPDSQPKAAAPLANSEDATRLRYSYEALPEGLLARAIVRMHEFIEIADGQRLQWAKGVILNMDGARALLRANPRERQISLTVTGEEPARRKLAGLCRSHMRAIHDDIRGLAPIEETQVEGQWLDIAILEADEKQGRQTAIALRGIGSRTIDPVPLNNAYNTPAARSDAWKPKVFISYSKANARQRDSLVNQLNILANEGLMAAHWHDRMIIPGEDWHARIQAELQEADLIVLLLSNAALATEYIVKHEIPLALSRHDAKLAHFVPVIVEDCRWTEHKSGAGSQLKDLNALPEKGKAINTWRPNQNAGWKSVGDGLARVLKEILAQAEKSGKSHQRREAGFRND is encoded by the coding sequence ATGAGCAAGCCCAAAAAATTGCCTCTTGGCGTACAAACCTTCAAAAAAATCATCGAAGGCGGCTACTACTACGTCGATAAAACTGATTTGGCCTGCCAGTTGATTGAAGATGGCGGCTACTATTTTCTGTCGCGGCCACGCCGCTTCGGCAAAAGCTTGTTTTTGGATACGCTGAAATCGATTTTTGCCGGGGAAAAAGACTTGTTTGCCGGGTTGGCCGCCGAGCATAGGGTGAACTGGGCGCCGCCAAGGCCCATCATCCACCTCAACTTTGCCATGGCGCCGGAAAACAGTCTGAGCGCATGGCAAAACGTGTGCATGCAGCAATTGCAGGATGTCGAAAGACAATACGGCTTTCAAGGCAGCCAAGCCCACCCGGCCCAGCGTTTGGCGGAATTGATCGCCGGTTTGCATCGCACCAGCGGACAAAAGGTGGTGGTGCTGGTCGATGAATATGACAAGCCGATTCTGGACAGTCTGGAAGACCCTGATCTGGCGCGCAAAATGCAAAATTTTTTGGCGGGCTTATACTCTCCGCTGAAATCGGAAGATGCACACCTGCATTTTGTATTTTTGACTGGTGTTTCCAAATTTTCCAAAGTCAATTTGTTTTCAGGCTTAAATCATTTAACAGATATCAGCCTCAAACCGCGCTATGCCACCGTGTGCGGTTACACTGAAACCGATTTACACACGGTATTCGCCGATCGTCTGGGTGATTTGCCGATGGCGAAAATCAAGCAATGGTACAACGGTTATAACTGGCTGGGCACGCCTGTATACAATCCATGGTCACTATTAAATCTGTTTGATAATCAGCAGTTTAAGGCTTATTGGATAGAAACCGGCATGTCCACTTTTTTGGTGCAATTGCTGAAAAAGAAAAATTTCTTCCTTCCCGGCTTAAGCGGGTGGTATACCGATATGGATTTATCGGGAAAATTTAATATTGATAATATTTCACCGATTGCGCTATTATTCCAAACCGGATATTTAACCATCAAAGAAGTGGAAGAACGCGATTTTGAATATCGTTACACTATCGATTTTCCCAATTTGGAAGTAAAAAAACACTTTAGCGCCGATTTATTTGTCAGCCTCACTGGTCAGAATGAACAGGGTACACAGGCGCTTACCCGCCTGGGGGCTGCGCTTGCCGCCGGGCGCTGGAAGGAAGTCTGCAATTCCATCCATGCACAATTTGCCGCCATTCCCTACAACTACCACGCCAACAATAATATGGCGCATTATGAAGGGTGGTATGCGAGCGTGTTTTTTTCAATGCTCTCAGCGTTGGATTTTACCTTGATTGCAGAAGATGTCACCAATCATGGGCGAATTGATTTGACCTTATTTCTGCCCGATACGATATGCTTGTTTGAATTTAAGGTACAACGCAAAGGAAAGGCAGATTCTGCGCTGGCGCAGATTATCACGCAAAAATATGCAGAGAAATACAGCAATGACCAGCGATCTCTGGTGGCGATAGGTATTACATTTTCTGAAGAGTCGCGCAATATTATTGGATTTGATGTGAAAATTGGCGCAGAAACGGCGCAGGATTTAATGATGCAAGATGAAGCCGCTAACGACGAAGAAGAAAGCGCAGCAAAGACAGCTTATGCATTAGCCCTGCAGCGCATTGAACAATGCAGGATTAAGCAGGGCACAGCGCTGAATTTAGGTGGAATGGGGTTGGCGCAATTACCGCCGGAAATCGGGCAACTGACGGCGTTGACGGATCTTTATCTTAACGAAAATCAACTCACCGCCTTACCGCCGGAAATCGGGCAACTGACAGCGCTGAGACTGCTTTACCTTCACGAAAATCAACTCACCGCCTTGCCGCCGGAAATCGGGCAACTAAGGGCGCTGACGGTGCTTCACCTTTCAGGAAATCAACTCACCGCCTTGCCGCCGGAAATCGGGCAACTGACGGCGCTGACGCGGCTTGACCTTGACCAAAATCAACTCACCGCCTTGCCGCCGGAAATCGGGCAACTGAGGGCGCTGACGGAGCTTGGCCTTCACGAAAATCAACTCACCGCCTTGCCACCGGAAATCGGGCAACTGAGGGCGCTGACGGAGCTTGCGCTTTGGAGTAATCAACTCACCGCCTTGCCGCCGGAAATCGGGCAACTGACGGCGCTGACGGCGCTTTACCTTAACGAAAATCAACTCACCGCCTTGCCGCCGGAAATCGGGGAACTGACGGCGCTGAAGGAACTTTACCTTTACGAAAATCAACTCACCGCCTTGCCGCCGGAAATCGGGGAACTGACGGCGCTGAAGGAACTTTACCTTCACGAAAATCAACTCACCGCCTTGCCGCCGGAAATCGGGCAACTGACGGCGCTGAAGGAACTTTACCTTTACGAAAATCAACTCACCGCCTTGCCGCCGGAAATCGGGCAACTGACGGCGCTGAAGGAACTTTACCTTTACGAAAATCAACTCACCGCCTTGCCGCCAGAAATCGGGCAACTGACGGCGCTGAAGGGGCTTTACCTTCAGGAAAATCAACTCACCGCCTTGCCGCCGGAAATCGGGCAACTGACGGCGCTGAAGGAACTTAACCTTCACAAAAATCAACTCACCGCCTTGCCGCCGGAAATCGGGCAACTGACGGCGCTGACGGAGCTTGCGCTTTGGAGTAATCAACTCACCGCCTTGCCGCCGGAAATCGGGCAACTGACGGCGCTGACGGAGCTTCGACTTGACCAAAATCAACTCACCGCCTTGCCGCCGGAAATCGGGCAACTGACGGCGCTGACGACGCTTACCCTTGGAAGAAATCAACTCACCGCCTTGCCGCCGGAAATCGGGCAACTGCTGCAATTGACCCACTTAATCATTACAGATAATCGCCTGACAGCACTCCCCGCCGGCATGCATGCGCTCACACAGTTAAAACAATTATGGCTGCACGACAATCCCGCCCTCGGCATCCCAGCCGCCATTTTGGGTGGTAATAATTGGAGTAAAAGAGACGAATGGGCAGACCCGAAAACCATCCTCGCCTACTATTTCTCCCGCAGCAAGGCCAGCGCCCGTCCGCTGAACGAAGTCAAACTCCTCATCGTGGGCCGGGGTGGGGCAGGCAAAACCAGCACCGTGCGCGCCCTGCAAGGTAAGCCGTTCAACAAAACCGAAGAAAGCACCACTGGCGTTGCGCTATGCGATTTGGCCTTGCCGGACTGCCAGTCCGGCGCCGTCACCGCCCATGTATGGGACTTTGCAGGGCAAGTCATCACACATTCGCTGCACCAATTTTTCCTGAGCGAGCGCAGCATCTATGTGCTGGTGCTGACTGGCCGCGAAAACAGTGAAGAAGACGATGCCGAATACTGGTTGCGCTTGATTATGGCCTTTGGCAAAGATGAGCAGGGCAATCCGCCGCCCGTCATCGTCACGCTGAACAAGTGGGATGACCAGGGCTGCCGCCCCAAATTAGACCGCGAAGTCTTGCAAGAGCGCTATCCCTGCATCGTCAGCTTCATCGAAACGGATTGCCAATCCAATTTGGGCATTGCTGAACTAAAGCAAAGGCTTACCCAGACAACGGACAGCCTGGCCTGGGTGAGTCAAGCCTTCCCCGACGCCTGGGCAGCCGTGCGTGACACCATTGTCAAAACCCGCGAACATAGCCCGCATCTGCCGTTTGCCGCCTTCCGCAGCCTGTGTGAAAGCAATCAAATCACGCAGTTGCAAGACCAAATCGCCTTGGCCGACATCCTGCATGTGCTTGGCATCGCGCTCAATTACCGGCGCGACCCGCGCTTGCGCGAAGCCACCGTACTGCAAGCCAATTGGTTGACGCAAAATGTGTACGCCATGTTGCGTTTTGCCGAAACCAATACCGGCATCCTCACTCGGCAAGAGCGTGACAGCGTGCTGGCCGCCGAAACCGAGCCGGCCATGCGCGACTATCTGATGCAAATCATGGAGCGTTTTGAAGTCGCTTACGCTGCCGAACATGCCGGACAAACCGTGTGGCTGCTGCCGCAAGCCTTGCCGGACAGCCAGCCCAAAGCCGCCGCCCCGCTCGCCAATAGCGAAGACGCCACCCGCCTGCGCTACAGCTATGAAGCGCTGCCCGAAGGTTTGCTGGCGCGGGCGATTGTGCGCATGCATGAGTTCATTGAAATTGCAGACGGCCAGCGCCTGCAATGGGCCAAGGGCGTGATTTTGAATATGGACGGCGCGCGCGCCTTGCTGCGCGCCAACCCGCGTGAACGCCAAATCAGCTTGACCGTCACCGGTGAAGAACCCGCGCGGCGCAAGCTGGCGGGCTTGTGCCGCAGCCATATGCGCGCCATCCATGACGATATTCGTGGCTTGGCGCCGATTGAAGAAACCCAAGTCGAAGGCCAGTGGCTGGATATCGCCATACTCGAAGCCGACGAAAAACAAGGCCGCCAAACTGCCATCGCCCTGCGTGGCATCGGCTCCCGCACCATCGATCCGGTCCCGCTCAACAATGCCTACAACACCCCAGCCGCCCGCAGTGACGCATGGAAACCCAAGGTGTTTATCAGTTATTCCAAAGCCAATGCGCGCCAGCGTGACAGCCTGGTCAACCAATTGAATATTTTGGCCAACGAAGGTTTGATGGCGGCGCACTGGCATGACCGCATGATTATCCCCGGTGAGGATTGGCACGCGCGCATTCAAGCCGAATTGCAAGAGGCGGATTTGATTGTGCTCTTACTGAGCAATGCTGCTTTGGCTACGGAATACATCGTTAAGCACGAAATCCCTCTTGCCCTCAGCCGCCACGACGCAAAGCTAGCGCACTTTGTGCCGGTGATTGTGGAAGATTGCCGCTGGACAGAGCATAAATCGGGGGCCGGTTCGCAACTCAAAGATTTAAATGCGCTGCCGGAAAAAGGCAAAGCCATCAATACCTGGCGGCCAAACCAGAATGCCGGGTGGAAGAGTGTGGGCGATGGTTTGGCGCGGGTGCTAAAAGAAATTTTGGCGCAGGCGGAAAAAAGCGGCAAATCGCATCAGCGGCGCGAGGCTGGCTTCAGGAATGATTGA
- a CDS encoding M15 family metallopeptidase, whose translation MSVSILGSVGKLGKNNVDDVVKVQHLLAQHGMPVGRADGLCGPRTIGAIHTFQAGFLRQPDGLVEPGGKTLQRLNLISFKPAVSNKVAPKVVTPQEVKKAVPAAAGTSLIRLVRRDTLGPLNPGLKAVSNQYMLEKLGKPRESFSQACQPVTNEKLKKYITTASVGPFKVTGLKPAVDSLRTIMAEIAVKQPEVYQALGSAGMLCARNVRGSTTAISNHSWGTAIDLKLNGALDGYGDGMVQYGLTLIAPIFNAHGWYWGVAFRKEDAMHFEVSRSLLEKFLPDIK comes from the coding sequence ATGTCGGTCAGCATTCTTGGATCTGTAGGCAAATTAGGTAAAAACAATGTCGATGATGTTGTCAAAGTTCAACATTTATTAGCCCAACATGGCATGCCGGTTGGCCGTGCGGATGGCTTGTGCGGGCCGCGCACAATTGGTGCGATTCACACCTTTCAAGCCGGTTTTTTGCGTCAGCCGGATGGTTTAGTGGAGCCGGGCGGCAAGACACTGCAACGTTTAAACCTCATCAGTTTTAAACCCGCCGTCAGCAATAAAGTGGCGCCCAAGGTTGTCACGCCGCAGGAAGTGAAAAAGGCGGTTCCCGCAGCGGCAGGAACATCGCTGATCCGTTTAGTGCGGCGCGATACGCTCGGCCCGCTAAATCCGGGCTTGAAAGCGGTCAGCAATCAATACATGCTGGAAAAACTCGGCAAGCCGCGCGAATCATTCAGCCAGGCTTGCCAGCCAGTCACCAACGAAAAGCTGAAAAAATACATTACCACCGCCTCGGTTGGCCCGTTTAAAGTCACGGGACTGAAACCTGCAGTGGACAGTCTGCGCACAATCATGGCGGAAATCGCCGTCAAGCAGCCGGAAGTCTATCAAGCACTGGGCAGCGCCGGCATGCTGTGCGCGCGCAATGTGCGCGGCTCCACCACCGCAATCTCAAATCACTCCTGGGGCACGGCGATAGATTTGAAACTCAATGGCGCGCTGGATGGCTATGGCGATGGCATGGTGCAATATGGTCTGACCTTGATCGCGCCGATTTTCAATGCCCATGGCTGGTATTGGGGTGTGGCGTTTCGCAAAGAAGACGCGATGCATTTTGAAGTCAGCCGCAGCTTGCTGGAAAAATTTTTGCCGGATATCAAGTAA